Proteins from a single region of Chryseobacterium scophthalmum:
- a CDS encoding four helix bundle protein, producing the protein MKHNFKNLNIWKLAIELANETYILTDSFPKNEEFGLKSQLRRCSVSVASNIAEGSSRSSNKDFNRFLEISLGSLYELQTQIIISSNRSYFDLSKLENIENKITELQRMISGFQKNLKL; encoded by the coding sequence GTGAAACATAATTTCAAGAATCTAAACATATGGAAGTTGGCTATTGAATTGGCTAATGAAACTTATATTCTTACTGATAGTTTTCCGAAAAATGAAGAATTTGGATTAAAATCTCAACTTAGAAGATGCTCTGTTTCGGTTGCTTCAAATATTGCTGAAGGTTCAAGCAGAAGTTCAAATAAAGATTTTAATCGATTTTTGGAAATAAGTCTTGGTTCTCTTTACGAATTACAAACTCAAATTATAATCTCTTCAAACAGAAGTTATTTTGATTTGTCTAAACTTGAAAATATAGAAAATAAAATCACAGAATTACAGAGAATGATTTCTGGCTTTCAAAAAAACTTAAAATTGTAA
- a CDS encoding thiolase family protein encodes MKTAYIVKGFRTAVGKAPKGSLRFTRPDVMAATVIEKLMAELPQLDKNRIDDLIVGNAMPEAEQGLNVARLISLMGLQTDKVPGVTVNRYCASGSEAIAIASAKIQAGMADCIIAGGTESMSYIPMGGYKPVPETDIAKTNPDYYWGMGYTAEEVAKQYNITREEQDQFAFESHMKALKANAEGRFANQIVSIPVEYNFLDENQKMQTKKFDFSVDEGPRADTSLAGLSKLRPVFANGGSVTAGNSSQMSDGAAFVMVMSEEMVKELGLEPEARLVAYAAAGLEPRIMGMGPIYAIPKALKQAGLELKDIELIELNEAFASQSVAIKKELGLNPDILNVNGGAIALGHPLGCTGTKLTVQLLDEMRKRGNKYGMVSMCVGTGQGAASIFELL; translated from the coding sequence ATGAAAACAGCATATATAGTAAAAGGATTTAGAACCGCGGTAGGAAAAGCGCCTAAAGGCTCCCTTCGTTTTACTCGTCCTGATGTAATGGCGGCAACCGTAATTGAAAAATTAATGGCTGAACTTCCGCAATTAGATAAAAACAGAATTGATGACCTTATCGTAGGAAATGCGATGCCTGAAGCTGAACAGGGCTTGAATGTAGCTCGTTTGATCTCTCTAATGGGATTGCAAACTGATAAAGTTCCCGGAGTTACCGTAAATAGATATTGTGCTTCAGGAAGTGAGGCAATTGCGATTGCTTCTGCAAAAATTCAGGCAGGAATGGCTGATTGTATCATTGCAGGAGGTACAGAATCAATGTCTTACATTCCGATGGGCGGTTACAAACCGGTTCCTGAAACGGATATTGCCAAAACAAATCCTGATTATTATTGGGGAATGGGTTACACGGCGGAAGAAGTTGCAAAACAATATAATATCACAAGAGAAGAACAAGATCAGTTTGCTTTTGAATCTCATATGAAAGCTTTAAAAGCGAATGCGGAAGGAAGATTTGCCAACCAGATCGTTTCGATTCCTGTTGAATATAATTTCCTGGATGAAAACCAGAAAATGCAGACTAAGAAGTTTGATTTTTCAGTAGATGAAGGCCCAAGAGCAGATACTTCTTTGGCTGGTTTATCTAAATTAAGACCCGTTTTCGCCAATGGAGGAAGCGTAACTGCAGGAAACTCTTCTCAGATGAGTGACGGAGCGGCTTTCGTGATGGTAATGAGTGAAGAAATGGTAAAAGAATTAGGTCTTGAACCAGAAGCAAGATTAGTTGCTTATGCAGCTGCAGGTCTCGAGCCAAGAATTATGGGAATGGGGCCAATTTATGCAATTCCAAAAGCTTTAAAACAAGCAGGTTTAGAATTAAAAGATATTGAGTTAATTGAATTAAACGAAGCATTCGCATCACAATCTGTTGCCATCAAAAAAGAATTAGGTTTAAATCCTGATATTCTTAATGTAAATGGAGGAGCAATTGCTCTCGGTCACCCTCTTGGATGTACCGGAACAAAATTAACCGTTCAACTTCTTGACGAAATGAGAAAACGTGGAAACAAATACGGAATGGTTTCTATGTGCGTAGGAACGGGACAAGGAGCAGCTTCAATCTTTGAATTGCTATAG